The proteins below come from a single Gimesia alba genomic window:
- a CDS encoding ArnT family glycosyltransferase has protein sequence MPPINPTSRNNTTIPRHELIAIVAIILIGCLLRCLFLSGDAIEHFDEGVYASNLWFGIEQGAEYPGRYYYAPPLFPFLIEWSMIFLGSGSWGTFLPSLLLGILTVPVVWWVARNWFGSAAGLVAASLASLSDLHLIYSRAALTDVGLGFCLLLGVYLIWKSDVSPGWKWPVLAGITIGAGWAIKYNGWLPLAVGLSGLIPWLLIYRHQLSHKTTLLLRWAVITGIAFLVWLPVLIGLQKWGGYSVVAANHSRYVVGFSGWYDSFTRQLQNHRLLEGTSNIAGIGLVSLILCLLFVRWFTSRNMTADSKKSESGKTRFTWNPILGGVLAALPLLGAALIGVSPVLGLLAVAGIFLQLFFAGGSFRLVQGGEEGVQTESPSPAVNQSLAAWLLAAWFCGLLLATPLYYPYPRLTIPLTMSAWLGAAAFAGWLEQRCIGTLFSSNTQTAKPSKSLAAVLPGVAVVVFTLILVVSFKPWTVAAWKPRDGLAIIARNMLADLKSERGSSASDSILYIYAEPGLFFNLKSQGHQLTGPVADFHFLDSRPANVPVYLIAGPHAAADTEFQKKFDPVRDRFELVKSYDYTPSLLVRLNQSHLGKKNESEPVRLYRAK, from the coding sequence GTGCCTCCAATCAATCCGACATCCAGAAATAACACAACGATTCCACGCCACGAACTCATCGCGATTGTCGCCATCATTTTGATCGGATGCCTGCTGCGATGTCTATTCCTCTCCGGCGACGCCATCGAGCATTTTGACGAAGGCGTCTATGCTTCGAATTTGTGGTTCGGCATAGAGCAGGGGGCCGAGTATCCGGGACGCTATTATTACGCGCCACCTTTGTTCCCGTTTCTGATTGAATGGTCGATGATTTTTCTGGGCAGCGGTTCCTGGGGTACGTTCCTGCCTTCTCTGTTGCTGGGGATATTGACCGTGCCTGTGGTCTGGTGGGTGGCGCGAAACTGGTTTGGTTCCGCAGCAGGACTGGTGGCTGCCAGTCTGGCCAGCTTGAGTGATCTGCATCTGATCTATAGCCGGGCTGCGTTGACCGATGTGGGGCTCGGCTTCTGTCTCTTACTGGGGGTCTACCTGATCTGGAAGAGCGATGTTTCTCCTGGATGGAAGTGGCCTGTTCTGGCGGGCATCACCATCGGAGCAGGGTGGGCCATCAAATACAACGGCTGGCTGCCGTTGGCGGTCGGACTCTCCGGTCTGATCCCCTGGCTTCTGATTTACCGACATCAGTTGAGTCACAAGACAACATTGCTGCTCCGCTGGGCAGTGATCACAGGCATCGCGTTTCTGGTCTGGTTGCCAGTTTTAATCGGACTTCAAAAGTGGGGCGGCTATTCGGTGGTCGCGGCAAATCACAGTCGGTATGTGGTTGGATTTTCCGGCTGGTATGATTCCTTCACAAGACAGCTGCAGAACCATCGTCTGCTGGAAGGAACATCGAACATTGCGGGTATCGGTCTGGTGAGTCTGATCCTCTGCCTGCTGTTCGTTCGCTGGTTCACATCAAGAAATATGACAGCTGACTCCAAGAAATCGGAATCGGGAAAAACGCGTTTCACGTGGAATCCCATTCTGGGAGGTGTGCTGGCTGCCCTGCCGCTCTTGGGAGCCGCTCTGATCGGGGTCAGTCCGGTACTTGGTCTGCTGGCTGTTGCCGGGATATTTCTGCAGCTGTTTTTTGCTGGCGGCTCATTCCGTCTGGTGCAGGGAGGAGAAGAGGGGGTGCAAACTGAATCGCCATCCCCCGCCGTGAATCAGTCTCTCGCAGCCTGGTTGCTGGCAGCCTGGTTCTGTGGATTGCTATTGGCAACACCCCTTTATTATCCGTATCCGCGACTGACGATTCCGTTGACGATGTCGGCCTGGTTGGGTGCCGCGGCTTTTGCTGGCTGGCTGGAACAGCGCTGCATTGGGACTCTGTTCTCATCTAACACGCAGACAGCGAAACCATCGAAGAGTCTGGCCGCGGTTCTACCGGGAGTCGCGGTTGTTGTATTCACCCTGATTCTGGTTGTGAGCTTCAAACCTTGGACGGTGGCGGCCTGGAAACCGCGCGACGGTCTGGCCATCATTGCCCGGAACATGCTCGCTGATCTCAAGTCGGAGCGTGGCTCTTCCGCCTCGGATTCCATTCTCTACATCTACGCCGAGCCGGGACTGTTTTTCAATCTCAAGTCACAAGGACATCAGCTGACTGGTCCTGTGGCTGATTTTCACTTTCTGGATTCACGTCCTGCGAATGTACCCGTCTATCTGATCGCGGGGCCACACGCGGCCGCTGATACGGAATTCCAAAAGAAGTTCGACCCGGTCCGTGATCGATTTGAATTGGTCAAGTCATACGATTACACGCCCAGCCTGCTCGTCAGACTGAACCAGTCTCACCTGGGAAAGAAAAACGAAAGCGAACCAGTGAGGTTGTACCGCGCAAAGTAG
- a CDS encoding ParB/RepB/Spo0J family partition protein — translation MDDQNQNPTDNPAEQSETPGAPRRRLGRGLNALLGRGADSESDNQGEGATGESAEVFVPAEQDQIDVDLIERNPYQPRQDFAADSLKELEGSIRQHGVLQPLLVRPFDGAYQLIAGERRLKAAREAGLKTVPCRVLNLEERQVCEVAIEENLKRKDLNVLEKAQAFKNYLSQFDSTIEQLAQRLSLDRSTVNNMIRLLDLAEPVKQALQAEKISAGHARTLLSLDEQRQISLCEQIQSESLSVRKTEAEVRKILKGEADTVPFENTKKTTEAPQMTNHLVDLQQQLREILGAQVEIKLKTDHSGQILIPFDSNETFERITGVLRKSA, via the coding sequence ATGGATGATCAAAATCAAAACCCAACCGACAATCCCGCTGAACAATCAGAAACCCCAGGTGCCCCTCGTCGCAGATTGGGACGCGGCCTGAATGCACTATTAGGGCGTGGTGCGGATTCGGAATCAGATAACCAAGGTGAAGGTGCGACCGGAGAATCAGCGGAAGTTTTCGTGCCAGCCGAACAGGATCAGATCGACGTCGACCTGATTGAACGAAACCCCTACCAGCCTCGTCAGGATTTCGCAGCAGATTCTCTGAAGGAACTGGAAGGCAGTATTCGTCAACATGGCGTTCTGCAACCGTTGCTGGTGCGTCCATTTGACGGAGCCTACCAGTTGATCGCCGGTGAGCGGCGGTTGAAGGCGGCCCGTGAAGCTGGCTTGAAAACCGTTCCCTGCCGTGTGCTGAATCTGGAAGAGCGACAGGTTTGTGAAGTCGCCATTGAGGAGAACCTCAAACGGAAAGACCTGAATGTTCTCGAAAAGGCCCAGGCTTTCAAGAACTACCTGAGTCAGTTTGACAGTACGATTGAGCAACTCGCTCAACGGCTCAGCCTCGACCGGTCGACCGTCAATAATATGATCCGTCTGCTCGATCTGGCCGAACCAGTCAAACAGGCACTGCAGGCGGAAAAGATTTCTGCCGGTCATGCACGCACCTTGTTGAGTCTGGACGAGCAACGTCAGATCTCTCTGTGTGAGCAGATCCAGTCGGAGTCACTCTCCGTTCGCAAGACCGAGGCGGAGGTCCGTAAGATCCTGAAAGGGGAAGCAGACACCGTTCCCTTTGAGAATACCAAGAAGACCACGGAAGCGCCCCAGATGACCAACCACCTGGTAGACCTGCAACAGCAGCTTCGCGAAATTCTGGGAGCCCAGGTCGAGATCAAACTCAAGACCGATCACTCGGGACAGATTCTGATCCCCTTCGATTCCAACGAAACCTTTGAGCGGATCACCGGAGTTCTTCGGAAGTCTGCCTGA
- a CDS encoding tetratricopeptide repeat protein, producing the protein MKKRWIYGVIIFLSITSIGLAIDWWSGLPEGEQATYVGRQTCFECHQKEAALWKKSDHDLAMNPATPEFVLGDFNDTELEHFGITSTMTHQGDKYFVTTQGPDGKRDRFEVKYVIGVHPLQQYLADLGRGKIQVLPVTWDTEQKRWYYASPDEPFGPDDPLHWTGSAQNWNHMCAECHTTDWSKNYDVASDTHNFSFSEMRVSCEACHGPGSIHVKLANSKSLFWDRHYGYGLAKLKGKDATAQLESCAPCHSHRRHVAPGHTPLDRFHDHYALSLLEDHLYHPDGQINEEVYVFGSFTQSKMYRKGVRCTDCHDPHSLKLKFPGNKLCTQCHLEAKYDVPSHHHHKVGSTGAACVECHMPSKTYMVVDPRRDHSLRIPRPDLTVKLGTPNACNQCHTKADETPEWAAKAVDKWYGTKRRDDPHYGEILAAGRAGKPEAERALIKLTREKEVGPIVRATAVSLLATRYHTPESRKVVERSLKSKEELVRLAALRGFEGWTPSSREEANDIGKLLAKGLTDSSRGVRSEVARILSSLPILPDTKQNQRSLKDALEEYKAGLLADGDQTGSHMSLGILYANQGDLKKAEQEFRTAIKLAPAVAGPRSNLAQLLEQQGRTEEARELRSKEAELLARDAKLLPENALLQYRLGLLYYLLGREDEAVTTLKKACELEPQSADFRLMLTLLYEKQQNWTQALESVDTLLQLQPSNPTFRHIKLNLQQKANPKGK; encoded by the coding sequence ATGAAGAAACGATGGATTTACGGCGTCATCATATTCCTGAGTATCACATCGATTGGCTTAGCCATTGACTGGTGGTCTGGTCTTCCGGAGGGTGAGCAGGCAACCTATGTCGGTCGTCAAACCTGTTTTGAATGCCATCAGAAAGAAGCCGCACTCTGGAAAAAATCAGATCACGATCTGGCGATGAACCCGGCCACTCCCGAATTCGTACTGGGGGATTTCAACGATACCGAACTGGAGCACTTCGGCATCACGTCCACGATGACCCATCAAGGCGACAAATATTTTGTGACCACGCAAGGACCCGATGGCAAGCGAGACCGGTTTGAAGTCAAGTATGTGATCGGCGTCCATCCGCTACAGCAATATCTGGCGGATCTGGGACGCGGCAAAATTCAGGTCTTACCAGTGACCTGGGACACCGAACAGAAACGCTGGTACTATGCCAGTCCTGACGAACCGTTTGGCCCGGATGATCCGTTGCACTGGACCGGTTCTGCCCAGAACTGGAATCACATGTGTGCCGAATGCCACACCACAGACTGGTCCAAAAATTATGATGTTGCTTCCGACACTCATAACTTTTCGTTTTCTGAAATGCGCGTCAGCTGTGAAGCCTGTCACGGTCCCGGTTCGATTCATGTGAAACTGGCCAACTCAAAGTCCCTGTTCTGGGATCGACACTATGGATATGGTCTGGCCAAACTCAAAGGGAAAGATGCGACCGCGCAACTCGAGAGTTGTGCTCCCTGCCATTCACACCGCAGGCACGTTGCCCCCGGACATACACCCTTGGATCGGTTTCACGACCACTATGCACTCTCTCTACTGGAAGACCATCTGTACCATCCAGACGGGCAGATCAACGAAGAGGTGTATGTCTTCGGATCTTTCACGCAAAGTAAGATGTATCGCAAAGGGGTCCGCTGCACCGATTGCCACGACCCGCATTCCTTAAAACTCAAATTCCCCGGCAACAAACTTTGTACTCAGTGTCACCTCGAAGCCAAGTATGATGTTCCCAGTCACCACCACCATAAAGTGGGCAGCACAGGGGCAGCGTGTGTCGAATGCCACATGCCTTCCAAGACCTACATGGTGGTTGACCCCCGACGGGATCACAGTCTGCGGATTCCACGCCCCGATCTGACAGTCAAACTGGGTACTCCCAATGCCTGTAATCAATGTCACACCAAGGCCGACGAAACTCCAGAATGGGCGGCGAAGGCCGTCGATAAATGGTACGGCACCAAGCGGCGCGATGATCCACACTACGGCGAAATCCTGGCAGCGGGCCGTGCAGGGAAACCGGAAGCCGAGCGGGCCCTCATCAAACTGACACGCGAAAAAGAAGTCGGGCCGATAGTCCGCGCCACCGCGGTTTCGTTATTAGCCACCCGCTACCATACTCCCGAGAGCCGAAAGGTTGTCGAACGGTCTTTGAAGTCCAAAGAAGAACTCGTTCGCCTGGCGGCCCTGCGTGGGTTTGAAGGCTGGACTCCCAGTTCCCGGGAGGAAGCAAATGATATCGGCAAGCTACTCGCCAAAGGACTGACTGATTCCTCGCGGGGGGTGAGAAGCGAAGTCGCGCGAATTCTTTCGTCGCTCCCGATTCTACCGGACACCAAACAGAACCAAAGGTCATTGAAAGACGCGCTGGAAGAATACAAGGCGGGCTTACTGGCGGACGGTGACCAGACCGGCTCCCACATGAGCCTGGGAATTCTATACGCGAATCAGGGGGATCTCAAAAAAGCCGAACAGGAATTCCGGACGGCAATCAAGCTGGCCCCCGCAGTTGCTGGTCCGCGATCGAACCTGGCACAGCTTCTCGAACAGCAGGGACGGACGGAAGAAGCCAGAGAACTGCGCAGCAAAGAAGCTGAGCTTCTGGCCCGCGATGCCAAACTCCTGCCCGAGAATGCACTGCTGCAATACCGCCTGGGTCTGCTCTACTATCTGCTGGGGCGGGAAGACGAAGCAGTGACGACACTCAAGAAAGCCTGCGAGCTGGAACCGCAGTCTGCTGACTTCCGCTTGATGCTGACATTGCTTTATGAAAAACAGCAGAACTGGACGCAGGCCTTGGAGTCGGTCGATACGCTGCTGCAATTGCAGCCAAGTAATCCGACCTTCCGGCATATCAAATTGAACCTGCAACAAAAAGCAAACCCGAAAGGCAAGTGA
- the hflX gene encoding GTPase HflX: MADPKREELQVKAKRAILVSVISPSSHIEKDQALDELKGLVETAGVKVVGTLVQNREQPHPATCLGKGKLEELKQMVKHVDAELIVFDNNLSPSQGRNIEEETGTVIVDRSELILDIFATHAKTYEAKLQVELAQLLYFRPRLKRLWTHLERIEGGVGAGRGPGEKQLETDRRLLDKRVAELKRKLSEVERRRERTVSHRFQHLTVSLVGYTNAGKSTLMNALTGADVYIADKLFATLDTRTRRWELPHWGEILLSDTVGFVRDLPHHLVASFKSTLEEARQADLLLHVVDSSNPEVEHHIKTVNQVLDEIGIDYKNAILVFNKTDKVEDRSKLDVLRLKYENAISVSAVSGEGLDRLSQAVIDRLASGYVIIEVETPVGNGKLLSQLEDHSLILSREYSSDDSRVTVETRIARRFLPLLKLSEETELRVKGEEQPVPEDFVPEETPHEV, encoded by the coding sequence TTGGCGGATCCAAAACGAGAAGAACTACAAGTCAAAGCAAAACGAGCCATTCTGGTCTCTGTGATTTCCCCTTCCAGCCATATAGAAAAAGATCAGGCACTTGATGAATTAAAAGGACTCGTCGAAACAGCCGGCGTCAAAGTGGTCGGCACGCTCGTTCAGAATCGAGAGCAGCCTCATCCGGCCACTTGTCTTGGCAAAGGCAAGCTCGAAGAACTCAAGCAGATGGTGAAGCACGTCGATGCCGAACTCATCGTTTTTGATAATAATCTTTCTCCTTCACAGGGTAGGAATATTGAAGAAGAGACCGGGACCGTCATTGTGGATCGCAGTGAACTGATTCTGGATATCTTTGCCACTCACGCCAAAACCTACGAAGCCAAGTTGCAGGTCGAGTTGGCTCAGCTACTTTACTTCCGTCCCCGGTTGAAGCGTCTGTGGACTCACTTGGAACGCATCGAAGGGGGTGTCGGCGCGGGCCGTGGTCCTGGTGAAAAGCAGCTGGAAACCGACCGTCGACTGTTAGACAAACGAGTCGCTGAACTAAAGCGGAAGCTTTCGGAAGTAGAACGCCGCCGTGAGCGGACCGTGTCGCATCGATTTCAGCACTTGACCGTTTCACTTGTGGGATACACAAACGCGGGTAAGAGCACCCTGATGAATGCGCTCACAGGAGCCGACGTCTATATTGCTGACAAATTATTTGCCACGTTGGATACTCGCACCCGACGTTGGGAGCTTCCACATTGGGGAGAAATTTTGCTCAGTGATACAGTCGGGTTCGTTCGAGACCTGCCGCACCATCTGGTCGCTTCGTTCAAATCGACGCTGGAAGAAGCGAGACAGGCAGACCTGTTATTGCACGTGGTCGACTCCAGTAATCCGGAGGTGGAACACCATATCAAAACGGTCAATCAGGTTCTGGATGAAATTGGGATCGACTACAAAAATGCGATCCTGGTCTTTAACAAAACGGACAAGGTTGAAGACAGATCGAAGCTCGATGTGCTGCGTCTCAAATACGAAAACGCAATCAGTGTGAGCGCGGTTTCAGGCGAAGGACTGGACCGTCTGTCTCAAGCGGTGATTGACCGCTTGGCTTCCGGGTATGTGATCATCGAAGTTGAAACGCCCGTCGGAAATGGAAAGTTACTGTCGCAACTGGAAGATCATTCGTTGATCTTGTCCAGGGAATATTCAAGCGATGACTCTCGTGTCACTGTCGAGACGCGTATCGCGCGACGGTTCCTGCCACTTCTAAAATTGAGTGAAGAGACCGAGTTGAGAGTGAAAGGCGAAGAGCAGCCGGTGCCTGAAGATTTTGTACCAGAAGAAACACCCCATGAAGTCTGA
- a CDS encoding transglutaminase domain-containing protein — protein sequence MNQTSKDGTVKPKRKLWRTRFKMARKTSAFAPRVAADEVCIPDLSDDELQHWGEYILLSDATSVLHRDGTITRRAHNITKLYANELLAQWDEVYRFYDRNTSLHKIQTAKVYLPDGSVRKAKKVVQPYGQTSLNFYPLRPGVTVELEEQQDFFIPDRIAACMWGQEYLQFAIPCRRLRFTVAIAEPFSLDYKLHRTDAEPRTWKQGSYQVYQWDLHDIPGYETDDGTPHPRDVLPWIDITTLASWKPITKFYVKDLEPPARTPPQIQKLAEELASDDQSTEDKIYSVYKYSSEDVRYGRHPNELNLEKTREMGLMLEDMRGDCKDKSSLMVSMLRHLGIEASIAILLTRMNGSVSFLPGARFDHAIVCVTLENGDRLWLDPAGGPVTFKDIPYNDQGTQALLLNSEGGELTTIPEGGPQSQQVSRTCEGFLSEDCSYQFTAEVRTSGDTAMELRLKYMYRNQESTVLTLEKELASHLTGARIESPQFINLKDISRDVSYSYQTTLDQWSRQIDEIILFRIPWLGSMQTAGVVNVQKRTSALQTPNPIRFTDEHKIKIPSGYQGYGLPYEHNLECAWGRYQATVYVENSHLICQREVDHRGGIVFEDQYPEFKKYWEACTRADALDVVLMKTPS from the coding sequence TTGAATCAAACCAGCAAAGACGGAACCGTAAAACCGAAACGGAAGCTTTGGCGAACCCGGTTTAAAATGGCGCGAAAGACCTCTGCGTTTGCGCCGCGGGTTGCAGCTGACGAAGTATGTATTCCAGATCTCTCTGACGACGAATTACAACACTGGGGAGAATACATCCTGCTCTCCGATGCGACGTCGGTTCTGCATCGCGATGGAACCATTACCAGACGCGCGCATAATATAACCAAGCTATACGCAAACGAATTATTGGCGCAATGGGATGAAGTCTATCGCTTTTATGATCGAAACACATCGCTGCATAAAATCCAGACCGCGAAAGTTTATCTTCCCGACGGCAGTGTGAGGAAAGCGAAGAAAGTCGTTCAACCTTATGGGCAGACTTCTCTCAATTTTTATCCACTCCGTCCCGGCGTGACCGTCGAACTTGAGGAACAGCAGGATTTTTTTATTCCCGATCGAATCGCCGCCTGCATGTGGGGACAGGAATATTTACAGTTTGCGATTCCCTGCCGACGACTGAGATTTACCGTTGCGATTGCCGAACCGTTTTCGCTGGATTACAAATTACATCGAACTGACGCAGAACCGCGAACATGGAAACAGGGGAGCTATCAGGTTTATCAGTGGGACCTGCACGACATCCCCGGTTATGAAACCGATGATGGCACTCCTCATCCGCGCGATGTTCTTCCCTGGATCGATATCACCACACTTGCCTCCTGGAAGCCGATCACAAAATTCTACGTCAAGGATCTGGAACCTCCTGCCAGGACACCACCCCAGATTCAAAAACTGGCAGAGGAACTTGCCAGCGATGATCAATCCACAGAGGACAAAATCTATTCGGTTTACAAATACAGTTCTGAAGACGTTCGCTATGGCAGGCACCCCAACGAACTGAACCTTGAGAAAACCCGCGAAATGGGATTGATGCTGGAGGACATGCGCGGGGATTGCAAAGACAAATCTTCGTTGATGGTTTCCATGCTCAGGCATCTGGGAATCGAAGCATCGATTGCCATTTTATTGACACGGATGAATGGCTCTGTCTCATTTTTGCCAGGAGCACGTTTTGACCATGCGATCGTCTGTGTGACTTTGGAAAACGGAGATCGTCTCTGGTTGGATCCAGCCGGGGGCCCCGTCACGTTTAAAGACATCCCTTATAATGATCAGGGGACACAAGCACTGCTCTTGAATTCTGAAGGAGGCGAGCTGACAACGATTCCAGAAGGTGGACCTCAAAGTCAGCAGGTCAGTCGCACTTGTGAAGGTTTTTTATCAGAAGACTGTAGTTACCAATTCACGGCTGAAGTCAGAACGTCCGGCGATACGGCAATGGAGTTGCGATTAAAATATATGTATCGCAATCAAGAGTCGACGGTGCTGACGCTGGAAAAAGAACTGGCGTCCCACTTGACCGGCGCCAGAATTGAATCGCCGCAGTTTATTAATCTGAAAGATATTTCGCGGGATGTCAGTTACAGTTATCAGACGACGCTTGATCAATGGTCGCGACAGATTGATGAAATTATTTTATTTCGCATTCCCTGGCTTGGCTCGATGCAAACGGCGGGCGTGGTCAATGTTCAAAAAAGGACGTCCGCTTTACAAACCCCGAATCCGATTCGCTTCACCGACGAGCACAAAATTAAAATTCCTTCCGGCTATCAAGGTTACGGGTTACCTTACGAGCACAATCTCGAGTGCGCATGGGGCCGCTATCAGGCGACCGTCTATGTGGAGAATTCGCATTTGATCTGCCAGCGCGAAGTCGATCATCGGGGAGGCATCGTCTTCGAAGATCAGTACCCGGAATTCAAAAAATACTGGGAAGCCTGCACCCGCGCGGATGCGCTGGATGTCGTTTTAATGAAAACGCCCTCTTAA
- a CDS encoding sugar phosphate isomerase/epimerase family protein produces MKFAICQELFVDWDWEKQCNLIAEIGYKGIELAPFAFADRPAAISADQRKSLKQTAESHGLEIIGLHWLLAKTEGLHLTTSDSAVRQKTADYLVELGDLCADLGGDLMVFGSPFQRNVEEGMSRAQAYENAAEVFRNCLPAIAERGVRICMEPLTTKETDFVNTCADAMELIDKVGAENFVLHQDVKAMLGAETESIPELIHKYAAQTGHFHVNDTNLLGPGMGDTEYHPIFKALKESGYQGWISVEVFDYEPGAEHIARESFRYMKEVWESV; encoded by the coding sequence ATGAAGTTTGCCATTTGTCAGGAATTGTTCGTTGACTGGGACTGGGAAAAACAATGTAACCTGATCGCGGAGATTGGCTATAAAGGGATTGAGCTGGCCCCGTTTGCCTTTGCCGATCGACCTGCGGCGATTTCAGCAGATCAACGCAAATCGCTCAAACAAACGGCCGAAAGCCATGGGCTGGAAATCATTGGCCTGCATTGGCTTCTGGCGAAAACGGAAGGACTACATTTGACCACATCTGATTCTGCCGTTCGTCAGAAGACAGCCGATTATCTGGTTGAACTGGGAGATCTGTGTGCGGATCTGGGCGGCGATTTAATGGTTTTTGGCTCGCCATTCCAACGCAATGTTGAAGAGGGCATGTCGCGGGCGCAGGCTTATGAAAACGCGGCGGAAGTGTTCCGAAACTGTCTGCCTGCGATTGCAGAACGAGGTGTGCGAATCTGCATGGAACCATTAACCACCAAAGAAACCGACTTTGTAAACACCTGTGCGGACGCAATGGAGTTGATCGACAAGGTGGGAGCCGAGAATTTTGTGTTGCACCAGGACGTGAAAGCCATGTTGGGAGCAGAAACAGAATCGATTCCGGAACTCATTCATAAGTATGCCGCCCAGACGGGGCACTTCCATGTGAATGATACCAATCTTCTGGGACCGGGAATGGGGGATACCGAATACCATCCAATCTTCAAAGCGCTGAAGGAAAGTGGTTATCAAGGATGGATTTCAGTCGAAGTTTTTGACTACGAACCGGGCGCGGAACATATCGCGCGCGAAAGTTTTCGTTACATGAAAGAGGTCTGGGAAAGCGTCTAA
- a CDS encoding class I SAM-dependent methyltransferase, whose translation MDNSKHYVIRGGIEGRERLRILARVMHESTGSLLDRLELTGGQTCLDVGCGGGDVTRELASRVAPAGKAVGTDIDATKIEIAREESQQAAIKNIEFRLSDLCEALRAPEFDVVYSRFLLTHLSDPLGAVKSFLRQLRPGGILALEDIDFSGSFAYPESRAFQKFYDLYCTVVRNRGGDPNMGQRLPLIMKECGLEAIQVSVVQPTGLTGDVKRLNGLTMENIADTVLADQLATTEEIAQIVRELNEYADDERTLTGVPRVVQAWGRLPFV comes from the coding sequence ATGGACAATTCGAAGCACTATGTGATTCGAGGCGGTATTGAAGGCCGGGAGCGTTTACGAATTTTGGCGCGCGTGATGCATGAAAGTACGGGATCGCTGCTCGATCGGCTGGAACTGACTGGCGGTCAGACATGTCTGGACGTCGGTTGTGGCGGCGGTGATGTTACCCGTGAGCTTGCCAGCCGTGTCGCGCCGGCGGGAAAAGCCGTGGGGACTGATATCGATGCCACCAAAATCGAAATCGCCCGCGAAGAATCGCAACAGGCAGCGATTAAAAATATCGAGTTTCGTTTGTCGGATCTCTGTGAAGCCCTGAGAGCTCCTGAATTTGACGTTGTCTATTCACGGTTTCTGCTGACTCATCTGAGTGATCCGCTCGGTGCGGTCAAATCGTTCTTGCGGCAACTGCGTCCTGGCGGCATTCTCGCTCTGGAAGATATCGACTTCAGTGGCTCCTTTGCTTACCCTGAATCCCGAGCCTTTCAAAAGTTTTACGATCTCTATTGTACGGTCGTGCGAAATAGAGGCGGTGATCCGAATATGGGGCAACGGCTGCCGCTGATTATGAAAGAGTGCGGCCTGGAAGCGATTCAGGTTTCCGTTGTCCAGCCAACCGGACTCACCGGCGATGTGAAACGGCTCAATGGCCTGACGATGGAAAACATCGCCGACACAGTACTGGCAGATCAGCTCGCGACTACAGAAGAAATCGCTCAGATTGTCAGAGAGCTTAACGAGTACGCCGACGACGAACGAACCCTGACAGGAGTCCCCCGCGTCGTACAGGCCTGGGGACGATTACCCTTCGTTTGA